A genomic region of Gemmatimonadota bacterium contains the following coding sequences:
- a CDS encoding serine hydrolase — translation MNNTLVLATPQDVGMSADQLERAFGLLTAAAEAGQIGAASLTVARHGKEVFARGCGQQHPRTGQPVDADSIFLLASITKPVTACALMILVDRGLISLNDPAIDYLPEYTGGDRPTVKVRHLLSHISGMPDMLPENTSLRQAHIPVAGFVERALQTPLLYKPGTDFCYQSMGILLAAEIVERVSGQRLRDFERKEIFAPLGMARSALGMGDWTLEDVVWCGTDAEEDAEQQSWGWNSPYWRDFGAPWGGMHSTGRDLAILLQTMLNSGTYGNQRIFSRAAVAAMTQDQNGTLDAPWGLGWGVCGARVWAFWGDLVSQRTFGHTGATGTVAWADAERQLSCVVLTNQMVAEGSLLRRVSNAVAAAVVE, via the coding sequence GTGAATAACACACTCGTATTAGCTACCCCCCAGGATGTGGGCATGTCAGCAGACCAACTCGAACGAGCCTTTGGCCTGCTCACAGCCGCCGCAGAAGCCGGACAAATTGGCGCGGCCTCGCTGACGGTTGCGCGGCACGGCAAGGAAGTCTTCGCCCGGGGATGTGGGCAACAGCACCCTCGCACAGGCCAGCCAGTCGATGCGGATTCGATATTTCTCCTCGCCTCAATCACCAAGCCGGTTACTGCCTGCGCGCTGATGATCCTCGTGGATCGGGGTCTAATCTCACTCAACGATCCAGCCATCGATTATCTACCCGAATACACCGGCGGCGACCGCCCCACCGTCAAAGTGCGCCACTTGCTCTCGCACATATCTGGCATGCCCGACATGCTACCCGAAAACACCAGCTTGCGACAGGCGCACATCCCTGTAGCAGGCTTCGTCGAACGGGCACTCCAGACACCCTTGCTCTACAAACCGGGGACAGATTTTTGCTACCAGAGCATGGGCATCCTGCTCGCAGCCGAAATAGTCGAACGAGTCAGCGGACAGCGATTGCGCGATTTCGAGCGCAAAGAGATCTTCGCACCGCTGGGAATGGCGCGAAGCGCATTGGGGATGGGCGACTGGACACTTGAAGACGTGGTGTGGTGTGGCACAGACGCCGAAGAGGACGCAGAACAACAAAGCTGGGGTTGGAATTCCCCGTATTGGCGCGACTTTGGAGCGCCGTGGGGCGGCATGCACAGCACCGGACGCGATCTGGCAATCCTCCTGCAAACCATGCTCAACAGCGGCACTTACGGCAATCAGCGCATCTTCAGCCGCGCCGCAGTCGCAGCCATGACGCAAGATCAAAACGGAACACTCGATGCGCCGTGGGGCCTCGGTTGGGGAGTATGCGGGGCGCGGGTATGGGCCTTTTGGGGCGATCTGGTATCGCAGCGCACCTTCGGACACACCGGCGCGACCGGTACAGTAGCCTGGGCAGATGCGGAGCGTCAACTCAGTTGCGTAGTGCTCACCAACCAGATGGTCGCCGAAGGAAGCCTCCTGCGGCGGGTTTCCAATGCGGTCGCAGCAGCAGTGGTAGAATAA